In Megalobrama amblycephala isolate DHTTF-2021 linkage group LG9, ASM1881202v1, whole genome shotgun sequence, the sequence gatgctcagCACATCAGCAAATGACATCTCGCCGGAAGTTTTCGAGCTGGCTTCTATTAATGCATTGACAGGTGACTCTTCACACGTCCAAAAATTGGACGTGTGAAGAGTCGTTAAAATTGCagttttctcatgatttacaaatagttggaaacatttgggatattgtaagtactcaagtgaacaaaatatataacactggcctggtggtttttggatattttactgcaaaaatattacatattgcacctttaaatgtttttaagttTTTCCTTCCTGTCATGGCTGGGGCAGCCCGGACAGAAGCTACAAGAGTCTACTTTGAATTAAATCGCAGATAcattttattgtgtaaccaaaataccattAACAACTAGGGAGATAGGAGATAGGAGTTTCCTACCACGGAATGGGATTGGCTAcggtcaactgtctggttaccaacattcttcaaaatatcttcttttgtcaacagaagaaagaaactcagaaggtgggtaaatgatgacaaaattttcatttttgggtgaactatccctttaactcacAGCGTCATGCACGTCCTGCTACACCACGGATATGGTAGACCAGAATattctaaaataacactaatgGCCTGTCACAGGAAGTCACTCAACTATTGCCAGCTACTGAGTTTTCCACTGATAGGCCAGCTGTGGATCTgtactcactttcctcacgcagttGACACACCACCGGAGACTCACATTCCACAAATAGCGGTAATTACTGTTGTTTCAGAACAGAggtctccaaactcggtcctggaggaccactgtcctgcagagtttagctccggCCAACTCCTACACACCTGCTTGAAAGTTTTTGTATGCCTagagaccttgattagctggttcaggtgtgtttaattggggttggagctaaactggcaggacagtggccctccaggaccgagtttggaaaCCTCTGTTTTAGAATCTTTTGGCCAGCCATTTGTTTCTTCCATTAGAGGGCAGCCTAACCTCACAAAGTAAGCAGTTGTTGTGAGCAGTGCTTGATTTGATGACTTTTCACTGATAACACAGTTTACCACTAGAGGGAGTCGTGCACTGTATTGTATAATGTATGGAACATAAAATTAGTCTTTATTGAGTCTTTTATTAactatttaataattatatcaaACATAAATAGATgtacatttaattatatatttttttctttataaactATGTTATAAAAGCAAAACAATATAACttgatttcttttattaaacaaatatatgagTGAGGCAGAAAGAACTGTTTATTGATCCTGAGGCCTGTGACCTGTTGATGTCTAAATTAATCTTAATGGAGGAGCTCTGATACTTAATTTGCCTCTTGATGTGTCAAAATACCTACAACTCAATGACTTTACAGACTTTATTACCAAATAGATTATATCACACAACATTGTATTGCACCTTGATGATGCAGACATATTTTTCAAGATATAGTTTAAAAGTTGCCCTattaagttaatatttattataaagcttaagctaaaatgtaaatgttgagcAAATGGATGTATTTTACTCTGATCTTTCCCTTTTAGCTTTAAAAGGCATTGGCTGAAAAGGTTCACAGAGAAGACTTATGGGCTAAGCCAAGTGTCAGAGTAATGGATACGACGAAGTAAACGTCTCTCTCTCGACAGCAAATACATCTATTGACTACCACTTCGCGTTTAGCTTCAGATTTCCTTTCAAAGTGCTCGTCATTAAGCCCTCCTTACAACACAATATTTCACTCCAATGGATCGAAGCGGTTGACCATTCTTTATGTCGAACAAGGTGCTCCTCTTGCTAGAAGTCATTTCATTTCCACAAATGGCTGCATCACACTGTGACGGTGGGTTAAAAAAGGTGTTTAAATGGAGTTGAGTCTGTATTGATCCAGAGGACCACACAGCTTTCACCGGCCTCGATATGACACCAGGAAGGACTTGGAGACCAGTCTATTGATCAGCCTTGAGTCGGTGTGGTGGTTATATTGAATCGTCTTCTTCAGACTGTCACCCCACAGGTGCCACACTGAGCGTAATTAACCAAAGTGTGCTAATGAACTGCCGGAGATGAGACTATACACAGCATGACTGTACCATGTTGCTAAACTGAGCTCTTTATGTTTAATCTATTGAAAACTATATCAAGGAAGCAAGTTTATCTATAAACACAGAAACCTTGCTGGGCATCTGAAAATGAATCCTAATGGGGCAAATAGGTATATGTGGGgtctgtaaaatgttttaatgtttttaaaagaagtctcttttgcttaccaaggctgcctTTATTTAATCAACagtatagtaaaaacagtaatattgtaaaatattattacaatttaaaataagtgttttctaatttaatatatttgaaaatgtaatttattcctgtgatagaaAGCTGAATTTTACATGGAAGCTTTTATTGTACTGCCTTGCTTTAATTGAGAAGTAATTGAGTTTATGTTGTGTTCGGGTAATTTCGACCTGGATTTTCTTTTCCCCGAAAGTGTTAGTTAATGTTATCGCATTGGGCTACAACTTACTTACTGGGATTTTCCCCCCACCTTGTTAAGCTTGTGATGTTCTGGGTCAAATAATGACCTGCCTACAAAAAAATAGTTTATAAATCTCTTGTTATGCTATATACcatcaccaaatattggattcagtctttttttgtcagcttgttttctttaacttagatcaatgaggcctacaatcaatcaaaaataaatgcataacctGTCCTAAGGTAatataggtaaaaaaaaaaaaaatgaacatcctttgaaaatgaatgggggagaacaaaaatgagaacaaaaataagagaaacatttaGTGTTTTGGAGCATGTTCATCATGTTCACATATTTACATGTGTGCTTGCAAAGATGCATGCGTGGATACATGCACACTCACGCTACTGcgctcacacacatacacacacacacacacacatgctcatgAACACAAACAAACCATTTTAAGTATTACAGGCTTTCTTTCTCACAGAGATTAACTTTATCCTCAGATCTACAATCAatcagtttcaaaaataaatacaaaaccttTCCTAATTCAAAGAAATCAAGTATTTATACCAATATTTATAGTGCTAACAtgattgattggttggttgatttattggttggttggttggttggttcattcattcattcattcattcattcattcattctcagCCAGTCGTTTTTGACCAGGCACACCTAAAGTGTGACtttgtacaaaataaaaccatttaaatgcaAACTTCCCTAGTTAAACATTAAAGCACACTAGTGTGATAATGTCATGTACTGTTCGGTTGAGGTAGTGATGGGTgcttcgaaacactgcttcatgaagcttcaaatcATTGTTTTGGAGCTTGTTTCAAATTGTCAAAGTCATATGATTTCAGTAAttgaggctttgttacatcataactgtttcgaaatgtttcgaaatttcaatggttcaccgctGGGGGCGATCTCTGTGAACCTATGAATCATGCGGATTGAATGAGATTGCCCACCCAGCGGAAAATTCTGATATAAATTCTGATATCGcctaattgtttgtttttgcctcGTAAAATCTAACTTATAATCTATCACTCTTTCTTTTTCGGTGGGGGAACACATCCCCAacagtattttatataaaaaacatttggaTTACCTTGATATCGCTAGTTTTATCCGACTTCCCGAACTTTCGCTactagctttagcccgttagcatTAGCGGCGTGCCACGCCCACGCTACGCTAGCGTTTGTACTCTTCTCTCTCAAAATATTATTGTTTCATCTACTCTAATGGCGAGTGTATTGGATGTTTCTCTACCTTTATGTGCAGGTGAGGACACGTTTGAGCTGCATGCGGTGCAGTTGGAACTGGAGGCCGTGGAGCGGCAGATCCGGATCCTTCTCGAGAAGCAGGCCGAGCTACGCGAGCGGCAGACAGCGCTGGAAACTTCTCGCGCTGACGCTCACCAACCCTCGGTAAGTTTGCAGCGCGATATTAACACTCCTGCTTCCTCTACGCCGTGTGTTTCTCTGCACAGGGCCCGAGCACCAAGAACGCGTTCATCCCAGCCCTCGTTCACTCCGGCGCCGTCACACCAGGGACCTTGGGTGCTTCAGCAGCGGAAGGCGCGAGCCAGGCCTCGGACCAGGACCTCTCCTCCACCGCCCCCGGTCTTCGACGTCTCGACACGGAACCGCTTCTCCCCTCTTCGCGAGGCAGAACGCGACGCCGTGGTCATCGGAGACTCCATCGTCCGCTACGTCCACGCTACCACTGTTTTCCTGGTGCTCGTGTTCTCGATGTCTCTGTGCAGATTCCCGCGATCCTCAACGGTGCCGAGACCATCGGAGCTGTAGTGCTGCACGCGGGGGTGAACGACACCAGGCTGCGGCAGACGGAGGTGCTGAAGCAGGACTTCAGAAGCCTGATCGAGACGGTACGAGCCACATCGCCCGCGACGAAGATCATCGTGTCCGGACCGCTTCCGACGTACCGACGAGGACATGAAAGGTTCagtagattatttgctttaaatgaatggttgATGTCTTGGTGTAATGAACAGAAGCTGCTCTTTGTAAATAATTGGAATCTTTTCTGGGAGCGTCCTAGGCTCTTCCGTGCTGATGGCCTGCACCCCAGCAGCATCGGAGCTGATCTTCTGTCAGAGAACATCTCCAAGACGCTTCGCACCATATGACTAGTAAGTCAAACCTCAAATCACAGCCTGTGTTCTGCCCACTTAATTGATAGAAATGTGAGTGTAGTACAGTCTATAGAAACTGTGTCTATTCCCCGAATAGTGaggtttaacaataaaaataaaggatctaGAAAAAACCTAATCGTGATCAAACCAGATTTTTGTaaaattactgaacaaaaacaatctcTAAAACTAGGGCTACTAAACATTAGATCGCTGACACCTAAGGCAGTTatcataaatgaaattatcacggataatagtcttgatgtaatttgccttactgaaacatggcttaaagcaaatgattattttggtcttaatgagtcttgtccacctggctaccgttataaaaataaatgccgcCTGATTGGCCGTGGCGGTGGTGTAGCAACAATCTATAGAGAGATACTTAATGTTACTCAGAGAACAAACTAcaggtttaattcatttgaaattcttatgctaaatgttacactctcagatataagtaaaaagtcgCTACTATCTCTTGCTTTGGCTACCGTTTATAGACCACCAGGGCCTTATGCTGATTTCCTAAAACAGTTTGCAGACTTTCTCTCAGACCTATTGGTCAACGTTGATAAAGCGctgattgttggagattttaacattcatgtagacaatacaaatgatacgttaggggctgcgtttacagatttactaaactcaTTTGGGGTCGAACAAAAcgtcactggacccactcaccGTCTTAATCatactctagatttaattatatcacatggaaTAAATCCTACTGATATAGAAATTCTACCGCAAAGTGATGACGTCTCTGATCACTACCTTGTAACATGCGTACTGCATATTGATGATATTTGTCAAATTGCGCCACGATATCGACTAGGCAGAACAATTCTCCCGACaactatagataaattcacaaataatctgcctgatctgtctcagctgctcatcgTACCCAAACACGCAAATGATCTTGAGGACATGACTAGCAGTATGTACACCATTTTTACTAGTACATTAGATACTGTTGCAccgatgagattaaaaaaggttagagagaaaaatactgttCCATGGTACAACAGTATTACTCGCGCTATGAAAAGAGAAACTCGTAATCTAGAacgcaaatggagacaaactcgtTTAGAGGTCTTCAGAATAGCATGGAAAGACAGTTCGTCCCGCTATAGAAAGACTCTAAAAGCAGCCAGGGCTGAGCATCTTCGCAAACTTATAGAgaataaccaaaacaatccacgGTTCTTATTTAGTACAGTagctagattaacaaataaacagacatcaccagaacaaaatgtttcattacagtttagtagtgatgactttatgaatttctttaatgaaaaaatcgaaagtatcagaaataaaattgtaaatgtacaacctttgacagagttttatgattcagctttaattatcgcccctcaagaacagttgcagtgctttacaactataggacaggaagagctacataaacttatcactgcgtctaaaccaacaacatgtttattagatccaatacccactaaactactgaaagagctgttacctgtagcagaagaacctcttctcaatattatcaactcgtctttatctctaggtcacgtcccacgaccgttcaagctagcagttattaagcctctcattaagaaaccacaattagatccaaacgtattagcaaattacagacccatttcaaatcttccatttatgtctaaaatactagaaaaagtggtgtcggtccaattgtgctccttcttgcaaaaaaactctatctatgaaaaattccagtcaggattcaggtctcatcatagcacagaaactgcgctcgttaaaattacaaacgacttgcttctagcttctgaccaaggctgtgtctcaatactagtgttacttgatctcagtgctgcgtttgacactatagatcatataatactcttagatcgactacaatattacactggtattcagggacaggcattacggtggtttaagtcgtacctatcagaccgtcacaattttgtttatataaacggggaaaaatctaagatcacgatagtaaactatggagtgccgcaaggatcggtgttaggccctctgctattttcaatatacatgctgccactcggcaatattataagaaaacatggaattagttttcactgctatgccgatgatactcagttatatatctcatcacgaccagatgaaatctctaaattatccaaactgacagagtgtgttaaagaagtaaaacattggatgactagtaattttcttctattaaattcagataagactgaagtattacttattggaccaaaaacctgtacacagaatctctcagactacaatctgcatttagaaggatgtactgttactccatcctcgacagttaaagacctgggtgttatattagacagcaacttgtcctttgaaaatcatatttcatatgttacaaaaacagccttcttccacctcagaaacattgctaaaatacggaatatgttatctatttctgatgcagaaaagttagttcatgctttcatgacatctcgactagattactgtaatgcattattagctggttgtcctgcttcatcaataaacaagctacaattagtacaaaatgcagctgctagagttcttaccaggtcaagaaaatatgatcatataacaccaatcttatcatctctacactggttacctattaagttccgtatcgattataaagtattgctaatgacctataaggctctaaatggtttagctcctgtgtacttaaccgatcttctatcgccctacaatccttcacgctctctaaggtcacaaaactctggacttctggttgtacctaggatagctaagtccactaaaggagggagagcgttttcacatttggctccgaaactctggaatagccttcctgataatgttaggagctcagactcgctcacccagtttaaatctagattaaagacgcatctctttagccaagcattcacataatgcatctcataccagatcaactgcacatgactatctttgcttaaagtcatgaacagcagctacgctaattattctctcttttgcttttctgttttacctcgggacacccgccctgaggtgactagagaggacttcagcttcagtttggatccagcctcttaagaagacctcagacaaccatcacctgtgaagagacggcgccagctcctgcgaggacttcagaagacgcaatcatctggatcaacattcacattgcacaatctctatatcctaatttattgttaatgtaattcattttccaggagctctttgcttctaccttcagttaaactgctaacagtgattgtaattaattacctaaagtatattatttgctaactacattctttaaattg encodes:
- the LOC125275520 gene encoding uncharacterized protein LOC125275520 isoform X2 yields the protein MASVLDVSLPLCAGEDTFELHAVQLELEAVERQIRILLEKQAELRERQTALETSRADAHQPSGPSTKNAFIPALVHSGAVTPGTLGASAAEGASQASDQDLSSTAPGLRRLDTEPLLPSSRGRTRRRGHRRLHRPLRPRYHCFPGARVLDVSVQIPAILNGAETIGAVVLHAGVNDTRLRQTEVLKQDFRSLIETVRATSPATKIIVSGPLPTYRRGHERLFRADGLHPSSIGADLLSENISKTLRTI
- the LOC125275520 gene encoding uncharacterized protein LOC125275520 isoform X1, whose amino-acid sequence is MASVLDVSLPLCAGEDTFELHAVQLELEAVERQIRILLEKQAELRERQTALETSRADAHQPSGPSTKNAFIPALVHSGAVTPGTLGASAAEGASQASDQDLSSTAPGLRRLDTEPLLPSSRGRTRRRGHRRLHRPLRPRYHCFPGARVLDVSVQIPAILNGAETIGAVVLHAGVNDTRLRQTEVLKQDFRSLIETVRATSPATKIIVSGPLPTYRRGHERFSRLFALNEWLMSWCNEQKLLFVNNWNLFWERPRLFRADGLHPSSIGADLLSENISKTLRTI